GCAGGCTGGGAGTTAGTTCTCCAGAAGGCAGAGGAACAATTCTCTTCTGGGGTTCAAGATTTACCCAGGGTACTGGGAGTAGCAGGACCTGGAGACACCAAGACCTGGGCCCGGGGGAGGCCGTGTCCTCAGGAGCCGTCAGATGCCTCTCTGATTCAGGCCAGAATACAGGTCTTGCTGGCCTTTCCGGATGGGCTGTGGGTGGAATAGAGAGGTCGTGGTCAACAGGACAGGAAGAAGTAGTTCCCTCCAGAAAGAAGGGGCCACTGAAGCTCTAGCTTTAGTGCAATGGAAAGGACTGCAGACTAGTAGTCAAGAAGCTGGCTCACATTCTCACCTGGCACCCACTGGCAACAGACTTGCCCCTGCCACCTTCTGGGAGCCTCAGCCTTCCCATCTCAAAAATGGGCATCTAAAGACTCATCTCTCAGGGCATTTGCCAGGATTAAATGAAGTCACCTATATGAAGGTGAATACCACGTGTGTGgctggtgctcagtaaatagttgtggagtttgtttaGGTGTGAGCGTCCCAATATTTAACAATTGGTAGTGCACACACCAGCCAACCAAAATAGTCCTGGTGGTTGGTTCTCTCTGAGGCCAGGCATTAACTCTTTAGTTGTCAAATGGAAAAGCAGTCTAGTGGGGGAGAGGCTGCGATGTCTGGCAGCCTGTGTGTTGGGAGAGGGGAGCCGGAAGCTTGGGGCTATTTAccaacaaaatactttaaaatttcaacaACCAGCGTGGTCGTACCCCTGCCTGCTGGTGGAAACTAGTCCTGAATGTATCGTGTTAGAAGGTGTGGATATGGTATTCCCCATGTTGTATCCCAGCTAACGACTAAGCCACAGAAAGAGGGgggtcaccccacccccaccccccatgccaTAGTCGTAGAAGCCACACAGCCTTGGAAATGGCCCTGTTCTGAAGGAGGAGAAGGTGGGCATGGGGCAGGTTGTCTGGGAGCCCTGCGTGAGGGGCTTCAAAGTGTCCAGCAGGCCAGATGGACAGTCCCACCTGTCTCCTTCTCTAGATAGATCCCCTCCCCGGCTCTATCCCTTCTTACCTCATAGTCTGGATTGGGAACAGGTGGTGGCTTCTCCTTGTTTTGTcctgcagaggaggaaggggaaaggattAGTTCCCATGTGGAAAACTCATCTCGTGGCAATGAGTCCCAGATCGATCCCGGATGGCAACCCCCTTCATTCTCTCCTCTGGCTCTCCCCTTTTTTATCTTGGGTCCTCTGCCTCCTGTTTCCTTTCATCCCATCTCTAATGACCTCCATACTCTTCTCATCATTTTATGACTTTCCTCAGCTCAAAGTCCTTCCATGTGTCTTTTTctatggggaagggaaggaaaaaggcagGAGGTAATAATATCCCAAAGTCTCTCTCCCCACAGATTGGGGGTGTGTGCAGAATCTGGCTACTCTAGAACACTCACAGCCATcctgttaataatttttttttttttgtatttctctagggtaggaaagagagaagcaatcTGAGATGTGAAACCGTCTGTCCAGACGTTGGCCACACAGTGAATGTTCTATAGAAGTTGTCTTGACCTAGCTGTGGACTCGCCACCCATCCTGGCCCAGGCTGGACGTCCCCGTTGGTGAGACTCTCTTCCAACTTAACTCCATGGTCTTACCCCTGGGCTTGCTGCCGGCACCTGTTCCTCTCATCACAGGCTTGGCATTGGCCTTTCTGGTCTTGCTCCAGTAATACACCATCAGCAGCAACCCCAGAGTAAGGCAGATGTCAGCTACGATGATTGTGACCACTGCCATCAGATTCACCTCTATGCAGTTTGCACATACTGTGGGGGACAGAgataggggagaggaagagaagttaCTGAGAAAAGAAGATGCAAGGACAGTAGAACCAgcaaggaataaataaaagtgattctCCCCTTACTACTCACATGCTTGCCATGGCCAGAGCCGGGCCTTTCAGTGTTTTTAACAATAAGCAAAGAGTAAGGTTATAGGTAGAGGCTCTGCAGTCAGacagtcctgggttcaagtcccagctcctTTCCTTTGCTCACTAGCTGTGAGAATTATAAGAAGTGTTTTCAACTCACAAAGCCTCTGTTTCCTCTAACTCATGTGGTTGTTGAAAggattatatgaaaaaaatccctGGCAAATGTTTGGTATGGTGCTTGAAActtagtaagtactcagtaaatgttagccaGCATTATTATGCCTTAGTTATGATACTTTATTATAGCAGCTCTACAAACCCTTCTGAAGAATTGATCTCTGGATAAGGCATCAGATAAACCCATATCTATGCCAGAATTCTGGATTTGATAAAATGCAAACAACTCCATCCTGTCTCTTGGGAAGTTGTTATTTTTAGATCTAATGCTGACCCAGGCGACCCCCTATTCGTGTTTAATCCATATTTCAGAAAACACTGATGCCCTATGGCCCCTgagagtctcaggattgagtgtAAGAGAAGCACAAAGATGCCAGGGGACCGCAAAGTGAGTTTGGGGAAATAATTGAGAGTGCTCTCTTGAAGTGGCCTTTTCTAAAGTGCCCTGTGGTGTTTGCTCTGGAGACCTATATTACCTCTTGCTCTCAGGTAGAGATAGCTCTTCTCCTTTACGGAATCTGCATAGCAGGCATAATAACCACTGTCGTCCACTTCTGAAAACTCCTTCTGAGATAGCTCTCTGTTACTAGCACCTTCCACAaggttatcatttttttcccattttatattaTCATATCCAAAAACATCAGGGCATGTCACCACTACCTCGGTTCCAGAGATGGAGACCTTAAACCCTGGAAaataggagagaagagaagagaaactgGAGGGAGAAACCAGCAAGATTTTGGCAAAGGCAAATTAGGAATAAAAGGATTGACCAGATACAGAAGACCACCTGTCATCCAGGTCTTGAATCTTGTCAAAGGGGAACTCTGCTGGCTAGAGGGCATGAAAGAGGGGATCTGAAGAAGAAGGGGAACTGGAGAATCTTTAAGAGTCACCCTTAAGGGTGACTTTAGAGTTTAGGCATGGACATGGGGGcttgggaaggggaggaaggaagtaAAGGAAAGCCTAGAAAAGCCCCTTGGGGAATATTTCCAAAATAGGAGTTGGAAATGTGATGTTGGAAGGACTTCAGTTCTTGAGAGGTTAATCTCTCACAGccaattcctttttctctatccacccccccgccccgcctcttCAGGGCATACATGAAAGACAGACACTTACGTTTCTCTGGAGATATACTTGTCAATTCATCtgaacatgagaaaataaaagcaccgTAAGACAGTAACCTTGGCTTAAGTTTAAACTGTAGATAAACATTTTCAAGTGGGACTAGACATTATCTCCAAGAACCCCCAAACAAGGCCCATCCTTTAGGGAGCCCCAAGCATTGAAGGTGAGGTATTTACATGAGGTAGGTTCCTGGATGCAGCTCAGATGCATACCAGCATGTGCCCCTAGATCTAGATCTACTGAAGCTCAGAAAGTCTTAAAAccctaaaactgaaaaattctagAAGTCTTCAAGCCAACTTCCTACATTAGCAAGAACCGTATTTTAGATAGACATGAAAGGGTCTTCTTAGAGATAAAGACCTTCACTCGTCTTTGCAAGATCTTGGACCCATTGATGCTTGGGCTTACCTATTTTTCACCATTCAGAAGTTCTCTCATAATGCATGGAATCCCTCATAATGGAGACCAAACATCCTTCTTATCTTAGACCATGTTTCTTTTATTGCTCTTAAATTATGTACAGGGCcgtattcctttttttaaaaaaaatcttatttatttattcacaaaaggcagagaaaaagaggcagagacacaggcagagggagaagcaggctctctgtgacgagcctgatgtaggacttgatcccaggatcctgagatcacgacccgagccaaaggcagacgctcaaccactgagccacccaggtgtcccaggactgTATTCCTTTAAAGGGAATGGTTCTTCCAATAAAAAGTGGCTttatcatctgcctttggtcatgattccaggatcctgggattaagccccacctcaggctctctgctcatcatggagtttacttctccctctctgtctatccctcctcctgctcatgctctctctctcaaataaataaataatatctttttaaaaaagtggctTTATGTTGAACCATCTCTTGAGTATAatcaattttcaattatttttgttagAGGGAGTCACTATTGGTATGGACAACTGAAATCCACTAATACAATTTGGGGCCTGGGCACATTCCCCACAGCAGGCAGTGTTGTCCTGGGATGTAAGGCTGGGGTGCATCCTTGTTTTCTGGAAGACTTGTGGACAGGACCCAGGGTGGCACTAAGTTATGCTCAAGCCTGAATGTGGCAATTGGAAGACAGGAGAGGTGGTGATGCTCAGAGACAGCTCTCTCTCTGTATTGGGCGTTTTTTTGCTACAGTATGCTGTTGGGGACAGAACATTGGACTGAATTAGAAGTCCTGTGTTTGAATCCCACATCTGCTTTAGGCTGGGTGACTGAAGACAAGTCATTGaatttttctgagcctcagtttattcatctgggAAATGGAGATAAAACACCTACCTCACAGGTATTTGTGAGTATTAAATGGGTTACACTGGTAAAAATGCATGgtacaaggggcgcctgggtggctcagtcagttttaGGCGtttgtcttcagttcaggtcatggtcctggagtcctgggattgccccgtgttgggctccctgctcagtggggagtctgcttttccctctccctctgctgctccccctgcttatgcacttactctctctctttaatggatgaataaaatctttttttaaaaaaaatgaatgatacaTAGCAGATGCTTAAGAAAAATGTTAgttactttcttcctttccttcttgcgGTGGAGGAAAGATGGAGAACAGAACTGAGTTCTGACCCAGTTGTTCGGGCAACTCTCTGGCTGACATCATACAGGATGATAAACAAGTCATTCTTCAATTTATCTATCTGCTAATAATTGGGAGTTGAATAGAATGACATAGATGGTTGATATTATTTTgacttagaaataatttttcaatacTGCTATTTATTAGCAATGTTAAATAAgctagaaattataaataaaagagctTAAAAGCAAGTAGACATTTCATTCTGTTGGTATgtttgtttgaaaaagaaaagtaaagaatgtaaagaaaattgCTCATGAGTTTTATTGGCACAGATATGGTAGCAGAGCTTAGACTTATGTATGTAACTCCAAAAAGGACCTAGCATTGTAGGCTAGACATCTGTGCCTAGAAATTGTTTGAATGCTCACAAAGATTTGGTGCATATCCAGAAACAAAGTTTCATGATAGTTAAGAAAATGAGTTTCAGTATCAGCTAAATCTGCATTTATATTTCTCTTGGTGTTTGGactatttattttctaaactttggtttctttatctgtagaatAGATACAttaggagaattaaatgagaagttCAGGTAAAATATTTAGGGCAATATCTAGAACACACATGTTCACTAAACGTTAATACTTATTATTTAGTCTGTCTGTTTCCCATATAATAATGACAACTAAAATTCACTCATTGCATCTATATGTCAGATGATGTTCTAAGTGAATTACTTATTCCATCCTTATAACAACATTACAAGCTAggtatctttattattttcattttatacatgatAATGCTATAGCACAGAAGAGCGAAGCAAACTATTCAGGCGCTcgtcaaataagaaatcaatcCAGGATTCAAATACGGCAGtctagcttcttttttctttttctaaagattttatttatttatttgagatagagagtgagcaaaagagagaacatgagcagagagagggggagaagcagactcccctactgagtagggagcccaatgaggggctcgatcccaggaccttcaCCTCATGGcttgaggtgaaggcagacacttaaccgaccgagccactcaggcacgcCAGACATCTAGCTTCTTAGCCTCACACTACACAGCCTTAACTCCTCTGCCTAAAATATTCTTcctaaaatacaaattcattctttattattatcattattactattactcttattatttttagagagctaGAACTTGTgagctgggaggggcagagggataaggagagagagaatcgtaagcaggctccatgcttagcatggagcctgatatggggctgtATCTCATGaccatgacatcatgacctgagccaaaatccaaagtcagatgcttaattgactgagccaccctggtaccccaaAGCTCATCCTTTAAAACTCAGCTCAGGAATCACCTCTGGGGAGGCTTCCCCAACTATCTTCTATACAGTTGGCcactattatttttgtattttattttagcctGTACTTACCCATAGCACAGCACGTAACATACTGTATTGTCAGTTATTTTTCACACACAAGACCATCAGCTTCTTAAAGAGAGGGAATTAGTGATCACTTACTGATTCAaaaaatacctactatgtgccaggcactgggccaggtAAGTAAGACACCATCTGTGCCTTCCACGAACTTATGATTTACACAAAAACTCAGTGAAGGCTCCCACCCCATGTATATTCTTCTCTGAATGCATTCTCAGGGATACGTGACAGCAACAGAAATCGGCACATCTACAGATCCTACCGacagaaaattgtatttttcttctggtGGTTCTGGTTCTCAGTGTTTATTACTATGACTGTCCTCAATACCATTTGGTTCCACATTTGAAAAGAGGTGGTGTAGAGTGAAAATCCTCTTACCAGGTTTGAAATCCtctgaaaaggaaatgataagCAACTATTAGTTACGCTTGTATCAGCTACTAAGAACAGACCTATTCCCCTGGGTTAGGAccttctgaaactaatgtaacattgtgtataaactcttatcaaataaaaatagaaaaagaaaaaggaaaaaacgcCTGCACCATGGAACTGCGTCAACCTGTCAGCAATGTTTATGACTGGTGAAATGATTATGGACAAgtttatatttatctttcaaattttctaccgtattaaaatgtaattttctggggtgcctggctggctcggttgatggaacgtgtgactcttgaccttggggttttaagtttgagccccacattaagtatggagatttcttaaaaaaataaaaaaataaaatgtcattttctatatgtgctgctgaagcaagcactaaaatgtcattttctaaattagaaaaaagggaaaaatgattgGATCTTCAAATTCCTCATGGCTGCATAGGAAAATCTGTTTGGGGCCCTATATCCTACGTTAAACAGCCGACGGCAATTTACAAAAATGGATCTTAAGTAGTAATTTTGCAATGTCAATTATTATATcatacaccttaaatttacattgtgttatacatcaattatatctcaaagctagagaaaaaagaaaagaagatatggATTGCACACAAATCAATGATAAAGAATAATCAACTCTAAATGACAGTAGCACGCAGAAGAGATTAATTACTCTGAAGCATATTCAGTAATTTTGACATATTCCATCTGTCAGTAAAGTAATAATAAAGCATGCTGTATGgtaaaaaaggggggaaaaggatTCTAAAAATATTGCAAATGATTCAGTGTCATGGAATATAAGCAGGCACGCACAGTGGCCATCTTTAGACACAAAATTGGTTCACTAAGTTCAGAGGAGCTGATTGAATAGAGAGGGTTCCAATTGGGATGCTCTTGACTCCACTGCTATGATCAGGACATAAGTCCAGGCCAGGCGTactcacatgtgtgtgtgtgcacgtgaatgcacatgcacacacatattcagGGTATTTGGACATGTGACTCAAGATGTGCACCCAAATGATGCCCCAGAGGCTTATTCACCACATCCCCGTGCATATGTTCATGCCCTCTACAAAATCCCACATCAAATATGAaattcaaacaaatgaaaacttttgGCACATTCAACTTAACAgtctcaattttttcttttgaaaatggttAGGACTCATATTTCCCATGCTCTCTGTTGCTTTCCTCTTCTTGGCTGGAACTATCGCTAGATTGATCAGAAAAAGGCCAAGGAGAAGGTGGTAGAAACTCCTTTAATGGGTCTCTGTggaagttttgtgtgtgtgtgtgtgtgtgttgttggcAGGGGTGTCTAGAGAAAACTCCactcataaaaacaaagaatgcaGGGTTGATTTAATAACAAGGAAAGAGAGCATATCTTACTTACCGTCCTGCCCCCAAGCACcaactagaaaataaatacaaaaaaaaagttagtaaATGTTGTGGGTCCCTGAAATTCCAAGCAGAAAAAGTGACGTGGTCTGATCTGATCATTTCTGAACATGCGAAGTCTTTCCCAACCACCCCAGGGTCACACTCATCCCTGTCCCCCAGGTAAGTGATGCATACTGTTGGGTATAGACCAGGGGTTCCTGGTCAATTTGGGTGACACAAAGCAAAGAAGCATTTGGCATTAAATATGAACACTCAATATTTGACAAACAGGAGTTACAAAAAGTTGAGTCTACTTTTTGGGCCACTGGAGaaataacaaaacaatttttGTAGCCAAGCTTCCATTTTGAAAATcaaactgaggaaaaaaacaagCTCTTCATTAGGTACAAATGTTGACTTTCTTGTTCCATTTCTTGCTATGGCTTGTCTGATTGTTCagtttttccattgttttctgcTTGCTACAGAGATGGAGATATTTGAAACTCCCATTACTCACCATCTAAGAGCCTGTGTGTTGAAGAGCCTGGTCACATTTCCACTGGGTTCCTCACTCAGCAATAACTTGGATTCATTATGATGACTAGTTTCCCTGATGTTGCCTGAAAGTTTTCCATACACCTGGAACTCCCTTTTTACCAACAGTCTCTACATGGAGTGAGACCCTTCCACTTGCCTCGTGCTCATCCATTTCCAGAGCGGACTGGGCACAGTCCCTCATGATGCCAAATCTTTAGGGGTGCttgagtctttctctctctttctcccttcccccctgACCTGGGAAAGATTAGTTTATATCATAAGCCTCTAAGAAAATGCCTAACCTCTCCTTGCAGGAGCCACACCCTGCCCCTTGACACTCAAAATGTGTTCCTTGGACCAGTTGCAGACTTAGAAGCCCAAGAGTttatcagaaatgaagaattgCAATCCCCATTCCAATCCTACTGAAGCAGACGCTGCAGAATCCCAGGTGATGTGTGTGAGCATTCAAGCCTGAGAAACTCAACAGTGAAGCAGGAAATGGAGACATGATGGTTGTGACTCTGAGTTTGGAGCCCCAGCTATGTTAGCATTTTCTAGGTCTCTGAACTAAAACGATCGATCGTGAGCCATTTTACACCAAGTAGCCATG
The Vulpes lagopus strain Blue_001 chromosome 10, ASM1834538v1, whole genome shotgun sequence genome window above contains:
- the CD3E gene encoding T-cell surface glycoprotein CD3 epsilon chain; translation: MQSGNLWRILGLCLLSVGAWGQDEDFKPDELTSISPEKRFKVSISGTEVVVTCPDVFGYDNIKWEKNDNLVEGASNRELSQKEFSEVDDSGYYACYADSVKEKSYLYLRARVCANCIEVNLMAVVTIIVADICLTLGLLLMVYYWSKTRKANAKPVMRGTGAGSKPRGQNKEKPPPVPNPDYEPIRKGQQDLYSGLNQRGI